TAAAACTTTTAAGTTTTGGGAAAACTACTTAAAGGTTTTTGGTGAACCTAAAACCAGGTGGTTGACGTGGAAGTAACGAAGAGGGAGGAAGAGTACCTTGAAACTATGTATATTCTCCACAAGAACAAAGGAGTCATCCGCGTCAAGGACATAGCGAAGGCCCTGAACGTCAGGCCCCCGAGCGTTGTTGATGCCCTTAAAAAACTCGCTGAAAAGGGTCTCATTGAATACGAAAAGTACGACAGAATACTCCTGACCGAAAAGGGAAGGGAAATTGCCGAAAACACGTATTCCAAGCACGTATTCCTTACGAAGTTCTTCACGGACATACTCGGCATACCACCGGAGATCGCAGAGCAGGACGCGTGCCAGTTCGAGCACTACGTAAGCGAAATAACCGTTAAACGGATGAGGGAATTTGCGGAATTCATCCAGGAGCAGTGTCCCTACGTCCTGAAGCAGTTCCTGAAGGAGAAACTCGAAGAAGCCGAGCCTGAAGAAGGGGCTTAGTGGTTCAACTGATTTTGGTTTTCTCATCCACTATTCTTTTAACCCCTTTATTCCAATCCCGATACGCGATGATGAGTGAATCCAATGCTGATGAGATGATGAGCCCCAAACCTGAGCAAGAGGTGATTGAACTGGAGAAGCTGTCCCAAAAGATAGACGGCATCAGCAGGCAACTTCAGGCCATTAAAGAGGCCGAGGAAAAGAAAAACGAACCGGACACCCTCGGGTGGGACGACATCACTCAGGAAATCATCGGGGCTGTGACCTTTGCACTCCCATTCCTTTTCACAGGCGAGCTCTGGGACGTTGCCAAGGCGATTTCCCTTGAAAGAGCCGTTGTGATATTTCTGCTCACCCTGGGCATCGCGTACCTGTTCCTCGTGAAGTCCCGGCTCGGGAATATGAAGAGGGAGGAGCTGTTCCACCTGCCAAAGAGGCTCATAAGCGTGTCCGTTATCTCGTACACTATTTCGGCGCTTCTCATCTACCTTTACGACATAAACGGTGTCGCTCACTTCACACCCGTCCAGTACCTGAACGCGACGGTCATAGTGAGCGCGTTCGCGGTTATCGGTGCAATAGCTGTTGACATGGTGAAGTGAATGAGGGTTGTTACTGGAAACAAATGGGAGCAGTTTGGAGATGCGGTTCTATTTCCCGAGTATGGAAAGAACAGGGAAGACCTCTTGAAGTTCGTTGATTCCCTTTCGGGCGAAGAGACGCTGGTAACATCGAGCCTTGAGGTTATCGACCTTCTCGCTGAACGCTTCAGGAAAAGCGAGGAGAACATCCTCGTTTACTCGGACACTATGAAAAGCCTGACTCTCAAGGAGGTCTATGAACTCAGGAAGTACCTTGACTTTGATGTCCGCGGTGGTTTTTCTGGAGAAGATGCTCCGGTCTCGGTTCTCTTTGTTGAAGGGAAGACGGACTCCAAGTTCTTCAAGGCAGTCATGAAGAAGCTCTTCGACTTCAGAGAATCCAGAACCGCGCCAAGGAACCTGAAGTTCATTGAGAAGGTCTTTGAGCGCGACAACTTTGACCTCCTCCATAAGGACGGAAAGTACGTTGCCGTAATCCCGAGCGAGGGAAACTCCGGTGTCATAAGGAACCTGGGCAACTTCCTCAAAGCCATGGACGTCTTTGGCTTCGGCGTTGAGAGAATAGGGGTTGCCATTGACGTCGATGAGGACAGGGAAGCGGCCATGGCGTCAATAACTGGCAAACTGGCATCCTTTAGTCCAAGGAAAGCCGGGGATTTTTACTTGGTCTGGAACACGTTCATCGTGCCGCTCATTATAGGTCTCCCCTTTGAGGACGAGCTTATTGACTGGAAGAAGCCGACGGTTGAGGATTTGATGCTCCACCTCATAAGCGCGGAGGGCCTTCTTGAGAAGCTCCGGCCTGCCCTTGGGGCTTTCGAGGAGAGCCTTGGGAGGAAACTCAAGCCAAAGGAGGTCATGTATCTGGCTCTCTCCGCCTACGGGCACTGGGGCAACCTCGAGGGGTTCTACGAGCTCTTCGTGATGCGCTCCCGCCACAGGCACATCAAGGACGTGCTCAGGAAGGCAGGTCTCATGGAGGGCCTGCGCTTCCTCGCCTTTGCCGAGCGCTGAGTTTTTAACTCCCTTTCCCATCTCCAGGTGGTGATGTCCATGAAGCTGGTCTCATTTGACGTCTGGAACACACTTCTCGATATGAACGGGATGCTCGACGCTTTCTCAGCAGAGCTCTCAAACATCATGGGCACCTGCATCGTCGACGTTGTGGAGGCCATAATGCTGACGAGGGCGAGGATAAAGGGAATGAGGGCCAGGGGCGAAGGCGATCCGAAAAGGGCGCTTGAGGAGAGCCAGGAAATGCTCGCGGAAATCCTTGGCGTGGACATCGAGGTTATAAGGAGGGCCGCGGCGAGGGCCACCCTAAATGTCGGTGACCTCGTCCTACCCGGGGCGGAGGATGCCCTCAAGGACGCCAAGAGGCGCGGTCTGAAGGTTACTGTAACTGGCAACGTCATGTTCTGGCCGGGTTCCTATACGAGACTGCTCCTCGAGAGGGTTGGCCTTATGAGGTACATAGACCGGACGTTCTTCGCGGATGAGGTTGGGGCCTTCAAGCCGCTTCCGGAGATGTTTAGAAAGCCTCTGGAGGTCTTCGGTGTTGAGCCGGAGGAGGCCCTTCACGTCGGCGACACCTATGCGGAGGACTTTGAAGGAGCCCTGAGGGTTGGCATGTGGGGGGCGTGGATAAACCCCGAGGCTGAAGGCGTCAGGAGAATCTCCGAGAGGGGCTTTGAGATACCCTCAATCGGTGAGCTGCCCGAAGTCCTTGATATGCTAACTGGGGATATGGGAAAAGCTTATAAATCGACTGGGCAACGCTCACCAGAGGTTTAAAAACCCACCTTTCTTGGAGGTGTTCGCAGTGGAGATGAAGTTCGAGGTACCCGTATGCACCTCATGCGGAAAGGAGATAACCCCAAGGGAGCACGCCACTCACTTCGTTTGCCCGAACTGCGGTGAGGCGATCATATGGCGCTGCGAAAGCTGCAGGGTGCTCAGCGTGCCCTACAAGTGCCCCAAGTGCGGATGGGAGGGGCCGTGAGTTAGGAGGTGAATGATATGAGCGACTACAACCTTGTTGGCGTTATAAAGGTCATGCCGACCGACCCGGATGTCAACCTCGACGAGCTCGAGGAGAAGCTTAAGGCAGTCATCCCCGAGAAGTACGGCCTTGCAAAGGTCGAGAGGGAGCCGATAGCCTTCGGTCTCGTTGCTCTCAAGTTCTACGTCCTCGGAAGGGACGAGGAAGGCTACTCCTTCGACGAGGTTGCAGATATCTTCAGACAGGTCGAGAACGTCGAGAGCGCTGAGGTCGAGACCGTTTCGAGGATCTGAGGGCTCCGCCCTCTTTTACTGATTATCTGCACGGAAAGCCCCTGCACTTTCTCTCGCCAGTTAATTCGTAGCTCTTCCCGTCGAGGCTGTCCATTATCAGCTTTTTTCCGTCTTCCTCGTACACCCAGAAGACCTTGTAGGCGAGCTCTTCCCTTATTACCTCAATCCTTGGCAGCCACCACGAGACCACCCTTGAGTTTCCCCAAGTTATTGCGCTCTCGAAGGCCTTCATCCTCGCTTCTTCTTCCGTAACGAGGGGCTCCATAACGTTTTTCTCGTCAACTTCCCATTCCTCGAGGTCTATAAAGTCGTCTCCCCTCTCCGCACCGAGGCGGTAGAGGTCTATGTAAGCATAGTAGTCAAAGACCCTGTCCTTCATGCCCAGCCTCTTGTAGAAGAGCCTGAGGTGGTATATCCTGTAGGGATATAGAACAAAGCTTTCAGCGACCTCTGGTTTAAAGATTGGCCTCATGACCTTAACCTTGATCCCGCCCATATTCTAACACCTTTCTGCAATTCTTGATATTCTCTTACACCAAACGTTTCAAACGATAGGTTTATAATTTTTTAGCCATATATGTACAATGCTGGCTTCCAACCAGCATATACATTCAGGGGTGATAAATATGGGACTTGGCGCCGAAGGCTGGGCATTGCTTCTGGTTCCAACGATTTTGGGTTTTTTGGTAATGGTTCTGTACGGCTACTGGGACAAGATAACGGGGAAGGAGTACTACGTAGATGCCGACATTCTGGCCTACGACGAGGATCTCATTGAAGAGCTAAAGAAGGAGGGTAAGGCATGAACGCGGGTGTGCTCTTTGGATTTCTGATATACCTTGCCCTCCTAGCTTACATAGGCTGGTGGGCCAACAGGTACACCAAGACCGAAGACCAGTACTTCGTCGGCGGCAGGAAGGTTCACGTTTTAGCAGCTACACTCTCGGACAAGGCCAGTGACTTCTCCGGCTGGTTGATGCTGGGTTATCCTGGAAGCGCATTCAAGGCTGGCCTTGGAGCATTCTGGGCTGGGATAGGCTGTCTCTTCGGTACGCTGGCTGATTACGTCCTCATTGGTCCGAGGCTCAGGATCTACGCAGGTAAATTTAGGGCAATAACCGTCCCGGACTATCTGGAGGCCAGGCTTAAGGACGACACCAAGCTCATCAGGATCCTCAGCGCTTTGATCATTATCATCTTCATGACCGCCTACGTAGCTGCGCAGTTCGCGGCCGGCGGAAAGACCTTTGCGGAGGGCTTTGACGTAAGCGTGAACACTGGAATCATAATAACCGTTATCATCCTGACTGCATACGTTATCACAGGTGGCTTCTTTGCCGTGGTATGGACTGACGTTGTCCAGGCCCTCTTCATGCTGCTGACCCTCGTTATCGTTCCGTTCCTGGCCCTGGCCAAGATAGGAGGCCTCGACAAGGCGACGGAGATAATAGCCTCCGCAGACCCCAACAAGCTCCACCCCTTCGGCGGCGCAACCGGCTGGGCGGCAATAATCTTTGCCATAGGCTACGCCTCCTGGATAGTCGGCTACCTCGGCCAGCCTCACATAGTCACCCGCTACATGAGCGTTGAGGACCCGAGAAAGCTCAGGAGGCCGGGTATCTTCATCAGCGGCATCTGGACTACAATAGTCCTCTGGGGAGCGTTCTTCGCGGGATTCCTCGGCTTCGCCCTCTACCAGGCGGGCATGCTTAACGTCAGCGATCCCGAGCGTGTAGTTCCCGCCATGGCAGTTGAGCTTATGCCGAGCTGGATAGCTGGCTTCGTCATAGCGGGCATAATTTCCGCCGTTATGAGCACCGCCGATTCTCAGCTCCTCGTCGCTTCCTCGGCAATAGCGAGGGACTTCTACCACAAGGTTCTCGGCAAGGAACTCGGCAAGAAGCAGATGGTCAACATCTCCAGGGTTGTAGTTGCCGTCGTTGCACTGGTCGGCCTCTGGTTCGCTATTACAGGACCAAAGGTTATCTACCAGATGGTTGCAACGGCATGGGGTGGCCTTGCCGTCGGCTTTGGCCCGATACTCACACTGAGCCTCTGGTGGAAGCGCGTCACCAAGGAGGGCGGAATCGTTGGAATGGCCTACGGTCTGGTCAGCGAGGTCATATTCGAGGCCAAGATATACGGCTGGGCCTTCAACCCTGACGCTCCGGGCTTCTTTGGCACTCTCGGAAGCTGGTTCAACGGCGTTCCAGTGTTCTTCATCAACTTCTTCATAACGCTGTTCGTTATCATAATCGTCAGCCTCCTCACAAAGCCGCCAGGAGACATCGTTAAGCTTCACGAAGAGCTCTTCAGGAAAGTTCCCGTTGAGGGCGGCAAGAGGACAGTTATGGAAACAAGGGCCAAGAGCCAGGTCGAGAATGTCGCCGACTTCCTGATCGAGAAGGGTCTCGCCTGATCTCTCTTCTTTTTAACCTTCAGTTTAGAACCTTAGGGTTTATAAGCATCGGTGTTCATCTTTATTCGCATGTACAAAAGCGGGGTGGAAGCATGAGACCGCTTGACCTAACAGAGAAAGACCCTTCTAAGAAGATCACGATCTACCTCGACGGGGAGCCCTACGAGGCCTACGAGGGCGAGAAGTTCCCGGTGGCGATGTTAGCGAACGGCGTTTACTGGCTCACGACGAGCAACGAAGGGAGACACCGCGGAGCCTTCACCTTCGGCCCCGTCCCCGTTACGGTAAACGGAGTCAAGAACATCAACGGAAGGAAGCTCAAGCTCAAGGACGGCATGAAGATTGAGAGGCAGAGATACGATGAGTTCCAGGAGCAGGTTGAGATAGACGAAGGGAAGCCCGTTCTCCGCTACGTTGTGGACGTCGCGGTCATCGGTGCTGGTCCTGCAGGCCTCGGTGTCGTGGAGGAAATCGGCGGAAAGCTTACCGTTGCCCTCATCGAGGAGAAGGGCTGGCTCGGCGGAGATATGTGGCTCAAGGGCGTTGAGCAGGAGGGCTTTGGAAACCCGAGGGAAGCGATAGAAAGGCTCACCAACTTCCCTGAGAACGTTAGGGTCTTCCTCAAGACGGCCGCGCTCGGTGTCTATGACAAGGGCGAGTACTTCCTCGTTCCAGCCGTTAGAAACGACCAGCTCATAGAGTTCATGGCGAAGAAAGTGGTTTTAGCTACTGGGGCTGTTGATAATATAATGCTCTTCGAGAACAACGACTGGCCCGGCGTCTTTAGGAGGGCCGATGCACTTGAAGTCATGAACGTCTGGGGCGTCGCTCCCGGAAGGAAGGTCGCCGTCACAGGGGCATTCCCGGAGGAGATTACCGCCGAATTAGAGCGCTGGGGCATTGAATACATAATTGTCCCGAACGTCAAGCGCGTTGAGGGTGAGGACAGAATAGAGCGCGTCATAGACGAGAACGGCAACGTCTATGAAGTTGATGCACTGATAATGGCCGATGGGAGGATTCCGGATATAAACCCGATAACCCAGGCGGGAGGAAAGCTCCGCTTCAAGCGCGGCTACTACATGCCGATTCTCGACGACGAGCACAGGATAAGGGACGGAATCTATGTCGCGGGAAGCGCGGTCAGCATAAAGCCGCACTACGCGAACTACCTCGAAGGAAAGCTCGTTGGGGCCTACATCCTGAGGGAGTTCGGCTACGAGAGCGAGCCGTGCATTTACGAGGAGAGGCTTAAGGAGTACGAGCCGGTGGCAAGGCCGGTTCCGAAGCTCCCGCTCGATAACTTCAACGGCGAGGACGTCCAGATATGCGGCTGTGGCGTCACACTGAAGAAGGTGGACGACGTCGTCAGGAGCGGCATAACAGACCTGCAGATCATCAAGAGGCTCACCCACCTGGCCATGGGCTTCTGCCAGGGCAGGTTCTGCCTATTCAACGGCGCCCTTCTCGTTTCCCAGCGGAGCGGAATGGGCATGGACAGGCTTGACATACCCGTTGCGAGGCCGCCTATAAAGAACGTCAAAATGAAGGTCGTCGCGGGGAGGGATTGAAATGCCGACGAGAGAGCTTCCCGAAAAGAGTGAGATAACGATAATCGGCGGCGGAATCGTTGGCGTCACCATCGCCCACGAGCTTGCCAAGAGGGGCGAGGAAGTCACCGTCATAGAGAAGCGCTTCATAGGTTCAGGCTCTACATTCCGCTGTGGAACCGGGATAAGGCAGCAGTTCAACGATGAGGCAAACGTCCAGGTCATG
This sequence is a window from Thermococcus kodakarensis KOD1. Protein-coding genes within it:
- a CDS encoding DUF3226 domain-containing protein, with amino-acid sequence MRVVTGNKWEQFGDAVLFPEYGKNREDLLKFVDSLSGEETLVTSSLEVIDLLAERFRKSEENILVYSDTMKSLTLKEVYELRKYLDFDVRGGFSGEDAPVSVLFVEGKTDSKFFKAVMKKLFDFRESRTAPRNLKFIEKVFERDNFDLLHKDGKYVAVIPSEGNSGVIRNLGNFLKAMDVFGFGVERIGVAIDVDEDREAAMASITGKLASFSPRKAGDFYLVWNTFIVPLIIGLPFEDELIDWKKPTVEDLMLHLISAEGLLEKLRPALGAFEESLGRKLKPKEVMYLALSAYGHWGNLEGFYELFVMRSRHRHIKDVLRKAGLMEGLRFLAFAER
- a CDS encoding zinc finger domain-containing protein — its product is MKFEVPVCTSCGKEITPREHATHFVCPNCGEAIIWRCESCRVLSVPYKCPKCGWEGP
- a CDS encoding sodium/proline symporter; its protein translation is MNAGVLFGFLIYLALLAYIGWWANRYTKTEDQYFVGGRKVHVLAATLSDKASDFSGWLMLGYPGSAFKAGLGAFWAGIGCLFGTLADYVLIGPRLRIYAGKFRAITVPDYLEARLKDDTKLIRILSALIIIIFMTAYVAAQFAAGGKTFAEGFDVSVNTGIIITVIILTAYVITGGFFAVVWTDVVQALFMLLTLVIVPFLALAKIGGLDKATEIIASADPNKLHPFGGATGWAAIIFAIGYASWIVGYLGQPHIVTRYMSVEDPRKLRRPGIFISGIWTTIVLWGAFFAGFLGFALYQAGMLNVSDPERVVPAMAVELMPSWIAGFVIAGIISAVMSTADSQLLVASSAIARDFYHKVLGKELGKKQMVNISRVVVAVVALVGLWFAITGPKVIYQMVATAWGGLAVGFGPILTLSLWWKRVTKEGGIVGMAYGLVSEVIFEAKIYGWAFNPDAPGFFGTLGSWFNGVPVFFINFFITLFVIIIVSLLTKPPGDIVKLHEELFRKVPVEGGKRTVMETRAKSQVENVADFLIEKGLA
- a CDS encoding DUF2391 family protein — translated: MMSESNADEMMSPKPEQEVIELEKLSQKIDGISRQLQAIKEAEEKKNEPDTLGWDDITQEIIGAVTFALPFLFTGELWDVAKAISLERAVVIFLLTLGIAYLFLVKSRLGNMKREELFHLPKRLISVSVISYTISALLIYLYDINGVAHFTPVQYLNATVIVSAFAVIGAIAVDMVK
- a CDS encoding elongation factor 1-beta; translated protein: MSDYNLVGVIKVMPTDPDVNLDELEEKLKAVIPEKYGLAKVEREPIAFGLVALKFYVLGRDEEGYSFDEVADIFRQVENVESAEVETVSRI
- a CDS encoding HAD family hydrolase, giving the protein MKLVSFDVWNTLLDMNGMLDAFSAELSNIMGTCIVDVVEAIMLTRARIKGMRARGEGDPKRALEESQEMLAEILGVDIEVIRRAAARATLNVGDLVLPGAEDALKDAKRRGLKVTVTGNVMFWPGSYTRLLLERVGLMRYIDRTFFADEVGAFKPLPEMFRKPLEVFGVEPEEALHVGDTYAEDFEGALRVGMWGAWINPEAEGVRRISERGFEIPSIGELPEVLDMLTGDMGKAYKSTGQRSPEV
- a CDS encoding metal-dependent transcriptional regulator, with the protein product MEVTKREEEYLETMYILHKNKGVIRVKDIAKALNVRPPSVVDALKKLAEKGLIEYEKYDRILLTEKGREIAENTYSKHVFLTKFFTDILGIPPEIAEQDACQFEHYVSEITVKRMREFAEFIQEQCPYVLKQFLKEKLEEAEPEEGA
- a CDS encoding FAD-dependent oxidoreductase, whose protein sequence is MRPLDLTEKDPSKKITIYLDGEPYEAYEGEKFPVAMLANGVYWLTTSNEGRHRGAFTFGPVPVTVNGVKNINGRKLKLKDGMKIERQRYDEFQEQVEIDEGKPVLRYVVDVAVIGAGPAGLGVVEEIGGKLTVALIEEKGWLGGDMWLKGVEQEGFGNPREAIERLTNFPENVRVFLKTAALGVYDKGEYFLVPAVRNDQLIEFMAKKVVLATGAVDNIMLFENNDWPGVFRRADALEVMNVWGVAPGRKVAVTGAFPEEITAELERWGIEYIIVPNVKRVEGEDRIERVIDENGNVYEVDALIMADGRIPDINPITQAGGKLRFKRGYYMPILDDEHRIRDGIYVAGSAVSIKPHYANYLEGKLVGAYILREFGYESEPCIYEERLKEYEPVARPVPKLPLDNFNGEDVQICGCGVTLKKVDDVVRSGITDLQIIKRLTHLAMGFCQGRFCLFNGALLVSQRSGMGMDRLDIPVARPPIKNVKMKVVAGRD